The following are encoded in a window of Haemorhous mexicanus isolate bHaeMex1 chromosome 7, bHaeMex1.pri, whole genome shotgun sequence genomic DNA:
- the LOC132329715 gene encoding lysosomal acid lipase/cholesteryl ester hydrolase-like, translating to MSWLFLTFSCFMLIAAHSEGNPEVSMDVGEIIRYHGYPYEEHEVVTEDGYYLTLQRIPHGRDSPGSFSLPHKAGAQPPNKFCPPPKAVVLLQHGLVLEGSNWVTNLPNTSLGFILADAGYDVWIGNSRGNSWSRKHQEFEFYQQEYSAYSFHEMAMYDLPASINYILQKTGQEQLYYVAYSQGTTTGFIAFSSIPELDRKIKMFFALAPITVNSNMKSPLVRVFDLPEVLIKVILGQTVVFDKDEVLKQVISTMCTYPMLKTVCSLVFYLPGGFTNSLNVSRMDVYLARYPDSTSLKNMLHWRQLYQTGEFKHYDYGSDNVLHYNQTTPPFYELENMKTPLAAWYGGKDWISAPEDVNITLPRISNVAYKKYIPEFVHFDFLWGKQVYEQVYREMLDLMEKGT from the exons ATGTCGTGGCTGTTCCTCACCTTTTCTTGTTTCATGCTCATCGCTGCACATTCAGAAGGGAACCCCGAGGTGTCCATGGATGTT gGCGAAATTATCCGGTACCACGGGTACCCCTACGAGGAGCACGAGGTGGTGACAGAGGATGGGTATTACCTCACCCTGCAGAGGATCCCCCACGGCAGAGACAGCCCAGGGAGCTTCAGCCTGCCCCACaaggcaggggcacagccaccCAACAAGTTCTGTCCCC ctccaAAGGCCGTGGTCCTCCTGCAGCATGGCCTGGTGTTGGAGGGAAGCAACTGGGTCACCAACTTGCCCAACACCAGCCTGGGCTTCATCCTGGCTGACGCTGGCTACGACGTCTGGATCGGGAACAGCCGGGGAAACAGCTGGTCACGGAAACACCAGGAGTTTGAATTCTACCAGCAGGAATACTCAGCTTACAG CTTCCATGAGATGGCCATGTATGACCTTCCAGCGTCCATCAACTACATCCTGCAGAAAACGGGGCAGGAGCAGTTGTACTACGTGGCTTATTCCCAAGGCACCACCACAG GTTTCATTGCCTTCTCGTCCATTCCCGAGCTGGACCGCAAAATCAAGATGTTCTTCGCCTTGGCTCCCATCACCGTGAACTCCAACATGAAGTCCCCCTTGGTGAGGGTGTTCGACCTGCCCGAGGTGCTGATTAAG GTCATTTTAGGCCAGACAGTGGTCTTTGATAAGGATGAGGTCTTGAAGCAAGTGATTTCCACCATGTGCACCTACCCCATGCTGAAAACCGTGTGCTCTTTGGTGTTTTACCTGCCTGGTGGCTTCACCAACAGCTTGAACGTG AGCCGCATGGATGTCTACCTGGCCCGCTACCCTGACTCCACATCCCTAAAGAACATGTTGCACTGGCGCCAG ctctATCAGACCGGGGAATTCAAGCATTACGATTACGGCAGCGACAACGTGCTTCATTACAACCAG ACCACTCCTCCCTTCTATGAGCTGGAGAACATGAAAACCCCTCTGGCTGCCTGGTATGGGGGCAAGGATTGGATTTCAGCCCCCGAGGACGTGAACATCACCCTGCCCCGCATCTCCAACGTGGCCTACAAGAAGTACATCCCCGAATTTGTCCACTTTGACTTCCTCTGGGGCAAGCAGGTCTACGAGCAGGTCTACAGAGAAATGCTTGACCTGATGGAGAAGGGCACCTAG
- the LOC132329606 gene encoding LOW QUALITY PROTEIN: putative lysosomal acid lipase/cholesteryl ester hydrolase (The sequence of the model RefSeq protein was modified relative to this genomic sequence to represent the inferred CDS: deleted 1 base in 1 codon), with protein MWLLLVALCLALGLENVIPDVSHNPERFMNISQKILFHGYPSQEYEVMTEDGNFLSLNRIPHGRGGAGLSGPGTQVLIVHGLCLDGGDWVDNFPESSLAFILADTGHNIWIGNSRGSSWSRRHRSLSTASEEFWDFSLRQLGCGWPLIKKQPQEQLFYVGHAQGSFLGFIAFSSLPHLAKKIKLFFALAPVYTFHHVQSPVLKLAFLPDLLLKEMFGTRELVLVPRKEKLLLVEKCSRPLEAEACANIIFLVGGFDRNNLNTSRLDVYISHFPDYTSVKNLLHWGQTAKTTEFKQFDCGLRNMEKYNQPPFHQLEAMRVPVALWSGGHDWVTPREETQRLLAHLSNVVHHEHFPNWKHFDHHWGLNAPQRMYQRMVAMMEENP; from the exons atgtggctgctgctggtggccctgtgcctggccctggggctggaaaatGTCATCCCAGATGTGTCCCACAACCCTGAGAGGTTCATGAACATT agccagaagaTCCTTTTCCACGGCTATCCCAGCCAGGAGTACGAGGTGATGACAGAGGATGGCAACTTCCTGAGCCTCAACAGGattccccatggcagggggggagctgggctctcag GGCCCGGGACCCAGGTGCTGATAGTGCACGGGTTGTGCCTGGATGGTGGTGACTGGGTGGACAATttccctgagagcagcctggccttCATCCTGGCGGACACGGGACACAACATCTGGATCGGGAACAGCCGCGGCAGCAGCTGGTCCCGCCGGCACCGCAGCCTCTCCACTGCCTCCGAGGAGTTCTGGGACTTCAG tctgagacagctgggatgtggttggccattaattaaaaaacaaccacaggagcagctgttcTACGTGGGCCACGCTCAGGGCAGCTTCCTGG GTTTCATAGCGTTTTCCAGCTTGCCACATCTGGCCAAGAAAATCAAACTCTTCTTTGCCCTGGCTCCTGTGTACACCTTCCACCACGTCCAGAGCCCTGTGTTAAAGCTGGCCTTCCTGCCAGACCTGCTGCTCAAG gagatgtTTGGAACCAGAGAGCTGGTTCTGGTGCCGaggaaggagaagctgctgctggttgAGAAGTGCAGCAGGCCACTGGAAGCTGAAGCGTGTGCCAACATCATCTTCCTGGTCGGGGGGTTCGACAGGAACAACTTGAACACG aGCCGACTGGATGTGTACATATCTCATTTTCCAGACTACACATCAGTAAAAAACCTTCTGCACTGGGGACAG ACTGCAAAAACCACTGAGTTCAAGCAGTTCGACTGCGGGCTGAGAAACATGGAGAAGTACAACCA GCCCCCCTTTCACCAGCTCGAGGCCATGAGGGTGCCGGTGGCCCTGTGGAGCGGGGGGCACGACTGGGTCACCCCCCGTGAGGAGACCCAGCGCTTGCTGGCC CACCTCAGCAACGTCGTGCACCATGAGCACTTCCCCAACTGGAAGCACTTCGACCACCACTGGGGCCTGAACGCCCCCCAGCGCATGTACCAGCGGATGGTGGCCATGATGGAGGAGAATCCATGA